In Prunus dulcis chromosome 1, ALMONDv2, whole genome shotgun sequence, the following are encoded in one genomic region:
- the LOC117616510 gene encoding auxin response factor 17, with amino-acid sequence MPPAPHPPPHHHPHSHSHSPHRPIDPKIWRACAGNSVQIPILHSRVYYFPQGHLEQSSSSAPLLLSPLVLSKPLILCRISAVHFLADPTTDEVFAKLLLLPIPNHEPTNRHEPPNDDVFDDADETDKVVSFAKILTPSDANNGGGFSVPRFCADSIFPALNYQAEPPVQTLSVTDLHGVVWDFRHIYRGTPRRHLLTTGWSKFVNHKMLVAGDSVVFMRNSRGEMFVGVRRAVRSTVSSDCASRWSSHIGGGATTTMRLKTEDQEGSGRKVMSAEAVVGAAEMAAAGRPFEVVYYPKAGWSDFVVKAEVVEKALNVFWSAGMRVKMSVETEDSSRMTWFQGTLSSVSIPDNGPWQRSPWRMLQVTWDEPEVLQNAKRVSPWQVDYVASTPSIHTAFPPAKRFRAPMSPGLLTNAEEEFFFPVPGAPNSTMGQLNASLLNYNTFPAGMQGARQDLYCVSNLSHLLSENTPQMCPYNSFGNNVVPKLKRVSTELNIGSSQSDELSLDSQSSVHSFGTELDGNRYCNSTKVGRSSFQLFGKIIHMNQPVEGGFDDVGCTEDNGNKGYNATEGVNNQLDLSYSKLLERLDVQYQRASAVEACSL; translated from the exons ATGCCTCCTGCGCCTCATCCGCCGCCGCATCACCACcctcactctcactctcactctcccCACCGTCCGATCGACCCCAAAATCTGGCGAGCCTGTGCCGGAAACTCCGTACAAATTCCCATTCTCCATTCTAGGGTTTACTACTTCCCTCAAGGCCACCTCGAgcaatcctcctcctccgccCCTCTCCTCCTCTCCCCTCTCGTCCTCTCCAAGCCTCTCATTCTCTGCCGCATCTCCGCCGTCCATTTCCTCGCCGATCCCACAACCGATGAGGTCTTCGCCAAGCTCCTTCTCCTCCCCATCCCAAACCACGAACCCACCAATCGCCACGAGCCGCCGAACGATGACGTATTTGACGACGCCGACGAGACCGATAAGGTCGTTTCGTTCGCGAAGATCCTCACTCCTTCGGACGCCAACAATGGCGGTGGCTTCTCCGTCCCGAGGTTCTGCGCCGACTCCATCTTCCCTGCGCTTAACTACCAGGCCGAGCCGCCGGTCCAGACGCTCTCCGTCACCGACCTCCACGGCGTCGTTTGGGATTTTCGCCATATTTACAGGGGAACTCCGAGGCGGCACTTGCTCACCACCGGCTGGAGCAAGTTCGTCAACCACAAGATGCTCGTCGCCGGCGACTCCGTCGTTTTCATGAGGAACTCGAGAGGCGAGATGTTCGTGGGTGTTCGTCGCGCAGTCAGGTCCACCGTGAGCTCTGACTGCGCTTCCAGGTGGAGCTCTCACATTGGTGGCGGAGCGACGACCACAATGAGGCTGAAGACAGAGGATCAGGAAGGTTCTGGAAGGAAGGTGATGTCGGCAGAGGCCGTGGTAGGGGCGGCGGAGATGGCGGCGGCGGGAAGGCCGTTCGAGGTGGTGTACTATCCGAAAGCGGGGTGGTCAGACTTTGTGGTGAAGGCCGAGGTGGTGGAGAAGGCTTTAAATGTATTTTGGTCTGCCGGGATGAGAGTGAAGATGTCCGTGGAGACCGAGGATTCGTCCAGGATGACTTGGTTTCAGGGCACCTTGTCGTCGGTATCGATCCCAGACAATGGGCCTTGGCAGCGCTCCCCATGGCGTATGCTTCAG GTTACTTGGGATGAACCTGAAGTTCTGCAGAATGCTAAGAGGGTGAGCCCATGGCAAGTTGACTATGTTGCATCAACACCTTCAATTCATACTGCATTTCCCCCCGCAAAGAGATTCAGAGCTCCTATGAGTCCTGGGCTGCTGACCAATGCAGAGGAAGAGTTCTTCTTTCCTGTGCCAGGAGCACCTAATTCAACAATGGGGCAATTGAATGCATCCTTGTTGAACTATAACACTTTTCCTGCTGGCATGCAGGGAGCCAGGCAAGATCTATACTGTGTATCTAATCTATCCCACTTGTTAAGTGAGAACACTCCTCAGATGTGCCCTTACAATTCCTTTGGCAACAATGTGGTGCCAAAGTTGAAGAGGGTGTCTACTGAGTTGAACATTGGCAGTTCACAGTCTGATGAATTATCACTAGATAGCCAGAGTAGTGTGCATTCCTTTGGCACGGAACTGGATGGAAACCGGTACTGCAATTCAACAAAGGTTGGCAGAAGTTCGTTTCAACTGTTTGGTAAGATTATTCATATGAACCAGCCTGTTGAAGGTGGTTTTGATGATGTTGGCTGCACTGAGGACAATGGCAATAAAGGGTACAATGCAACTGAAGGTGTGAACAACCAACTGGATCTTTCTTATTCCAAACTGCTTGAAAGGCTTGATGTTCAATATCAAAGAGCCTCAGCTGTTGAAGCTTGTTCTTTGTGA